A stretch of Caenibius tardaugens NBRC 16725 DNA encodes these proteins:
- a CDS encoding nuclear transport factor 2 family protein: MSENLEKSKRWLDILARGAGEEWAEVAHPDLSMQAPFMPAGRHGRTTGIIPNRDRVTAFWKSWDSFRFHSVDIHAAADDNNLVFVTASSEARTAWGSPYENKYVIILRFADGKVIEHLEFLNPLPVIEAFGDRLAPKSE; the protein is encoded by the coding sequence ATGAGTGAGAACCTCGAAAAATCAAAACGGTGGCTAGACATTCTGGCGCGTGGCGCCGGAGAGGAATGGGCAGAGGTCGCGCATCCGGACCTTTCCATGCAGGCCCCCTTCATGCCAGCAGGTCGGCATGGGCGGACCACGGGAATCATCCCAAATCGCGATCGCGTCACCGCTTTCTGGAAGTCATGGGATTCATTCCGCTTTCACTCGGTAGACATCCATGCGGCGGCCGATGACAACAATCTGGTTTTTGTCACGGCAAGTTCAGAAGCGCGCACAGCCTGGGGATCGCCTTACGAAAACAAGTACGTCATCATACTGCGCTTCGCAGACGGGAAAGTGATAGAACACCTCGAATTTCTCAATCCGCTTCCGGTTATAGAGGCGTTCGGCGATCGCCTTGCCCCAAAATCGGAATAG
- a CDS encoding TetR/AcrR family transcriptional regulator yields the protein MQLIEWSICQFNSRAEGGWWGTSGRIAIPYCLDGKAGRRYAWGMNDKEGHNGEAAAAADEAVPAEKKRRRRRPEEVRSLVLAAAMEEFATSGFDGASVRNIAAQAGVSLSLLLYHFVSKENLWKELALDTASRLGKARAESLKARSDSPRERLRVAIRALVETFAEMPDFHRFMTIEAHRPSDRLDWLIETFVGEEHARWCELIEEAQKEGFVRFIRPDRLRFAITAMAAVPFAVSAEYEKLSERNPFTRAEVEETIAMIETLIFV from the coding sequence ATGCAACTGATCGAATGGTCAATATGTCAGTTTAATTCTCGCGCCGAGGGTGGTTGGTGGGGGACATCGGGGCGGATTGCGATACCATACTGTCTTGATGGTAAGGCTGGTCGTCGCTACGCATGGGGGATGAACGATAAGGAAGGCCATAACGGCGAGGCAGCGGCCGCTGCCGACGAAGCTGTGCCAGCAGAGAAAAAACGGCGCCGTCGGCGCCCTGAAGAAGTGCGCAGTCTGGTCCTGGCCGCAGCCATGGAAGAATTTGCGACATCAGGATTTGATGGGGCTTCGGTGCGCAATATCGCTGCACAAGCCGGTGTTTCCCTATCTCTCCTGTTATACCATTTTGTTTCAAAAGAAAATTTGTGGAAAGAACTGGCGCTGGACACGGCAAGCCGCTTGGGCAAGGCGCGTGCGGAAAGTTTGAAGGCGCGATCCGATTCTCCGAGGGAGCGGTTACGTGTCGCCATTCGCGCGCTGGTAGAAACCTTCGCGGAAATGCCCGATTTCCACCGTTTCATGACGATTGAGGCGCATCGCCCGTCGGATCGTCTGGATTGGCTTATCGAAACCTTCGTTGGTGAAGAACATGCGCGTTGGTGCGAGCTGATCGAAGAAGCGCAGAAGGAGGGATTCGTGCGGTTTATTCGGCCAGATCGGCTTCGCTTTGCCATTACCGCGATGGCCGCAGTGCCGTTTGCGGTGTCTGCGGAATACGAAAAACTGAGTGAGCGCAATCCCTTCACACGTGCGGAAGTGGAAGAAACGATCGCGATGATCGAGACGCTGATTTTCGTATGA
- a CDS encoding TonB-dependent receptor translates to MKNKNIVLFGTSVFALMGVAAPAHAQDTDRTQQNVLMEDIVVTATKKAGGERVQDVASSVTAFSGEQLDAMQFRSVESLSYSAPNVQLDDVGSIKGTANFAIRGLGVNSSVPSIEPAVATVINGVYLGTNNGAIIDMNDIESVEILRGPQGVLFGRNVTGGAVLLRTRRPSGDFGANAKVSVESGLRGTGTDITISGAVEAPLAKDVLAVRLAGYYERDGGYFKNVTLDRNDGKARSWFLRPTFSLTPAPGVEFVIIGEHGEAHGDGSVNSNPGGTVKAPKFGTKSNMPGESDLVYNSLVVEANLDVGPGNGRLTNVFGYRDYKVMVTSDNDGSAAHSFNAGSYIKQHQLSNELRYSVKIADRIDFVTGLFLFKQKIDYQTLDELLFANRVGRGGGIQHQESWGIFANADIEIIDKLTFGVGARYSEDRKRVNIEPRDFTASPACTFMEGCTHFTFNDRSKFTSFTPRLSLKYEFNDDVQAYGLYSRGVRAGGYNLRVASLSVPPGPFNDETANSLEVGFKGRFFDRRLSLNVAAFRNKVADVQREQTAVTINGVSTLIGNAGDIEIKGFEAEASLKLAQGLIFRGSLGYVHGKYTKVIADLNGDGVINAVDKALKIPRLAPWTYSAGLYYDTELGSAGSFNAFVNIDHRGGSPFTDSNTTFLPSVDLLSAGIGFSPAAAPNLKLSVYGRNLLDDRGMGANASLAIIPTGGYFQTIQKGRVFGVEAAYTF, encoded by the coding sequence GTGAAAAATAAGAATATCGTTCTGTTCGGCACGTCTGTCTTTGCCCTGATGGGCGTCGCAGCCCCGGCCCATGCGCAGGATACCGATCGGACACAGCAGAATGTCCTGATGGAAGATATCGTCGTGACCGCAACCAAGAAGGCTGGTGGCGAACGTGTGCAGGACGTCGCCTCTTCGGTCACCGCGTTCAGCGGCGAACAGCTTGATGCAATGCAGTTCCGCAGTGTGGAGAGTCTCTCGTATTCTGCGCCGAACGTACAGCTGGATGACGTGGGTTCGATCAAGGGCACGGCGAACTTCGCCATTCGCGGTCTTGGCGTGAACAGTTCGGTGCCCAGCATCGAGCCTGCTGTCGCGACTGTTATCAATGGCGTTTATCTCGGCACGAACAACGGCGCGATCATCGATATGAACGATATCGAATCGGTCGAAATTCTGCGCGGTCCACAAGGTGTGCTGTTTGGCCGTAACGTCACCGGCGGCGCCGTTCTGCTGCGCACCCGCCGTCCGAGCGGGGATTTCGGGGCAAATGCGAAAGTTTCCGTCGAAAGCGGTTTGCGCGGCACGGGAACGGACATCACCATCAGCGGCGCTGTCGAAGCCCCGTTGGCCAAGGATGTTCTGGCAGTGCGTCTGGCCGGTTACTACGAACGGGATGGCGGCTATTTCAAGAACGTCACGCTCGACCGCAACGATGGCAAGGCGCGTTCGTGGTTCCTGCGCCCCACGTTTTCGCTGACTCCGGCGCCGGGTGTGGAATTCGTGATTATCGGTGAACACGGTGAAGCCCATGGCGACGGCAGTGTGAACAGCAACCCGGGCGGCACGGTCAAGGCGCCGAAATTCGGTACCAAATCGAATATGCCCGGCGAATCCGATCTCGTGTACAATTCGCTTGTCGTGGAAGCCAATCTCGATGTCGGCCCCGGCAATGGCCGGTTGACCAATGTCTTCGGCTATCGCGATTACAAGGTCATGGTCACCAGCGACAACGATGGTTCGGCTGCCCATAGCTTCAATGCAGGAAGCTACATCAAGCAGCATCAGCTGAGCAACGAACTGCGGTATTCGGTAAAGATTGCCGATCGTATCGATTTCGTGACCGGCCTGTTCCTCTTCAAGCAGAAGATCGATTATCAAACGCTTGATGAGTTGCTGTTTGCCAATCGCGTCGGCCGGGGTGGCGGCATCCAGCATCAGGAATCGTGGGGTATCTTCGCGAACGCCGATATCGAAATCATCGACAAGCTGACGTTCGGCGTGGGCGCACGCTATTCGGAAGATCGCAAGCGTGTGAATATCGAACCGCGCGATTTCACCGCTTCACCTGCCTGTACCTTCATGGAAGGGTGCACCCACTTCACTTTCAACGATCGGTCAAAGTTCACCAGCTTTACGCCGCGCCTGTCGCTGAAATACGAGTTCAATGACGATGTTCAGGCCTATGGCCTGTACAGCCGCGGGGTTCGCGCGGGCGGATACAACTTGCGCGTGGCCTCGCTCAGCGTGCCGCCGGGGCCGTTCAACGACGAAACCGCCAACTCTCTCGAAGTGGGCTTCAAGGGCCGCTTCTTCGATCGTCGACTGTCCCTCAATGTTGCCGCATTCCGGAACAAGGTGGCTGACGTTCAGCGCGAACAGACTGCTGTGACAATCAACGGTGTGTCCACGCTTATTGGCAATGCCGGTGATATCGAGATCAAGGGCTTCGAGGCGGAGGCTTCGCTGAAGCTCGCACAGGGCCTGATTTTCCGTGGCTCGCTCGGCTATGTCCATGGCAAATATACCAAGGTCATTGCAGACCTGAATGGCGATGGCGTGATCAACGCGGTCGACAAGGCGCTCAAGATTCCGCGTCTGGCGCCGTGGACCTATAGCGCAGGCCTGTACTACGACACCGAACTGGGCAGTGCAGGGTCTTTCAATGCGTTCGTCAATATCGATCATCGCGGCGGTTCGCCCTTTACGGACAGCAACACCACCTTCCTGCCGTCAGTGGATTT
- a CDS encoding acetoacetate--CoA ligase: protein MTSAVQEGSLLWTPDAAFIEQAQLTRFMHWLNDDRGLVFSNYEDLWRWSVDDLDGFWRAIFDYFAIAADGNPETVVAGDTMFLARWFPDIRANYAEHVLRHEARAAADEIALYHSTEIRPLSTLTWADLGGKVRAVATRLRAMGIGPGDMVVSYMPNVPETAIAMLAVTAIGAIWSSAAPEFGAAMVLDRFRQLEPKLAFVCNGYSFNGRIFDRRTEVAEIIANLPSLEQVIRLDYVDLEWAPCTLPATGFAELLAAPAVPREAFRYERVAADAPLWVLFSSGTTGLPKAIVHSHIGMILEQLKNMGLSCNLGPGKRMFFYTTTGWMMWNSVISALITGASAVLYDGSPTFGGVDMLWKMAAATGTTSFGASPTLVKNMHAAGIRPKDICDLSKLDMILLGGAPSTPETFRWFYDHVKEDLWVSSQSGGTDLCSGLVTGVAIQPVYAGEIQARALGIAADVWDDAGNSLVDQEGELVVTRPFPSAPLRFLGDTDNSRYHDSYFSTYPDVWRHGDLAKINTRGGVYIYGRSDSTLNRYGVRIGTGEIYRPLDDIAEVDDALVICCELADGAFYMPLFLTLRPDAAWTEALEARIVSALRTKASPRHVPDAFVIAPGIPYTLTGKKMEVPIRKLIMGVPAEQAASRDIMARPELLDWFVQFAARPEIAERRRQKN, encoded by the coding sequence TTGACCAGCGCGGTTCAGGAAGGAAGCCTGCTCTGGACACCGGATGCGGCGTTCATCGAACAAGCGCAACTTACCCGTTTCATGCACTGGCTGAATGACGATCGCGGGCTTGTATTCAGTAATTACGAGGATCTCTGGCGCTGGTCGGTCGACGATCTGGACGGGTTCTGGCGCGCGATCTTCGATTATTTCGCAATTGCCGCTGACGGCAACCCGGAAACGGTGGTCGCCGGGGATACCATGTTCCTAGCCCGGTGGTTTCCCGATATCCGCGCCAACTACGCGGAACATGTTCTCAGGCATGAAGCCCGGGCGGCGGCAGACGAAATCGCACTGTACCACAGCACCGAAATCCGTCCGCTCAGCACGCTGACATGGGCTGATCTGGGTGGCAAGGTGCGCGCTGTTGCCACACGCCTGCGCGCCATGGGGATCGGGCCGGGCGACATGGTCGTGTCCTATATGCCCAATGTGCCGGAAACCGCGATCGCCATGCTTGCGGTTACTGCGATCGGCGCCATCTGGTCGTCCGCCGCGCCTGAATTCGGCGCGGCCATGGTGCTGGACCGGTTCAGGCAACTGGAACCCAAACTGGCCTTTGTCTGCAACGGCTACAGCTTCAACGGACGCATTTTCGACAGGCGCACGGAAGTCGCGGAAATTATCGCGAATCTCCCCTCTCTCGAGCAGGTTATCCGGCTCGATTACGTCGATCTTGAATGGGCTCCGTGCACGCTTCCCGCAACCGGCTTTGCAGAACTCCTTGCCGCGCCCGCCGTGCCGCGCGAGGCGTTCCGCTATGAACGCGTGGCGGCGGATGCCCCGCTGTGGGTGTTGTTCTCTTCGGGCACCACCGGCCTGCCCAAGGCCATTGTCCATTCGCATATCGGCATGATTCTCGAACAGTTGAAGAACATGGGCCTGAGTTGCAATCTGGGCCCGGGCAAACGCATGTTCTTCTACACCACCACCGGCTGGATGATGTGGAATTCGGTGATTTCGGCCCTCATTACCGGCGCATCGGCCGTGCTCTATGACGGCAGCCCCACCTTTGGCGGTGTGGACATGCTCTGGAAAATGGCCGCCGCCACCGGCACCACCTCATTCGGTGCCAGCCCCACGCTGGTCAAGAACATGCACGCCGCCGGTATCCGGCCCAAAGACATCTGCGACCTTTCAAAGCTGGACATGATCCTGCTGGGGGGTGCCCCCTCGACACCCGAAACATTTCGCTGGTTTTACGATCATGTGAAGGAAGACCTTTGGGTATCCTCGCAATCGGGTGGCACCGACCTGTGCAGCGGTCTGGTCACCGGGGTGGCGATCCAGCCGGTCTATGCCGGTGAAATTCAGGCGCGGGCGCTGGGTATTGCCGCCGATGTCTGGGACGATGCAGGCAACAGCCTCGTCGATCAGGAAGGGGAGCTTGTGGTAACCCGGCCCTTCCCGTCAGCACCGCTGCGCTTCCTCGGGGATACGGATAACAGCCGTTACCATGACAGCTATTTTTCCACCTATCCCGATGTCTGGCGGCATGGTGATCTGGCGAAAATCAACACGCGCGGCGGCGTCTACATCTATGGCCGGTCCGATTCCACGCTCAACCGCTATGGCGTGCGGATCGGCACGGGCGAGATCTATCGTCCGCTCGACGATATCGCCGAAGTGGACGATGCGCTGGTCATTTGCTGCGAACTGGCGGATGGCGCCTTCTACATGCCGCTGTTCCTGACCTTGCGCCCCGATGCCGCATGGACCGAGGCACTCGAGGCGCGGATCGTTTCCGCCCTGCGCACCAAGGCCAGCCCCCGCCATGTGCCGGACGCCTTCGTCATCGCACCGGGTATCCCCTACACGCTGACCGGAAAGAAGATGGAAGTCCCCATCCGCAAGCTGATCATGGGCGTGCCTGCGGAACAAGCCGCCAGCCGTGACATCATGGCCCGGCCCGAACTGCTCGACTGGTTCGTGCAGTTCGCCGCCCGCCCCGAAATCGCAGAGCGGCGGCGGCAGAAAAATTAG
- a CDS encoding acyl-CoA dehydrogenase family protein, translating to MTSAFARQAEEANGRFAYDLHDDLIDQARALRPLLERHAAENEVSGKVAPEVIDAITKTGAFSLAVPRRWGGLGASSRTMALFCAEIAKGCPSTAWVVSILNSTAWIGSKTSEPMQRLMFGDTIGKVCGPQVGGGTLEERDGRFFVTGKWTYASACYHADWALVPATDANGEINLVLLRMADVQIDHTWIVAGMRGTGSETLVADNIEIGADQFCNKSVLGEITHGGSEPSDYWQSIPVLRAKALGVLVGTVQGLLDVALASKDKPYIYVTGYARRCDSPVYQATIGEMAAKIATAQLLLEETTSLADNAAEAQRQLDIGERAIVGAKAGLVTELLSHCTDRLMDLLGSSGFADTNPAQRYWRDYHMGSRHIIFNRDLAYEVLGQRLLGFEEMIVPLERV from the coding sequence ATGACATCCGCTTTCGCGCGGCAGGCTGAAGAAGCGAATGGTCGCTTTGCATATGACCTCCATGATGACCTGATTGATCAGGCACGGGCGCTGCGCCCCTTGCTTGAGCGGCATGCGGCTGAAAACGAGGTTTCGGGAAAAGTTGCCCCCGAAGTTATCGATGCGATCACGAAAACGGGTGCATTCAGCCTTGCGGTTCCGCGCCGTTGGGGTGGACTTGGTGCCTCGTCGCGGACGATGGCGCTGTTTTGCGCCGAAATCGCGAAAGGCTGCCCGTCAACCGCATGGGTCGTGTCGATCCTCAATTCCACGGCATGGATCGGAAGCAAGACAAGCGAGCCGATGCAGCGGTTGATGTTCGGGGACACGATCGGCAAGGTTTGCGGCCCACAGGTGGGCGGCGGCACTCTGGAAGAGCGCGACGGGCGTTTCTTCGTGACGGGCAAGTGGACCTATGCGTCGGCCTGCTACCATGCGGACTGGGCGCTTGTCCCTGCGACTGACGCGAACGGGGAAATTAACCTCGTACTGCTGCGCATGGCCGATGTGCAGATTGATCATACCTGGATCGTTGCGGGCATGCGGGGCACCGGATCGGAAACGCTGGTTGCCGACAACATCGAGATCGGAGCCGATCAATTCTGCAACAAGTCTGTGCTGGGTGAAATCACCCATGGCGGCAGCGAACCGTCTGATTATTGGCAGAGTATTCCGGTTCTCAGAGCCAAGGCGCTGGGGGTTCTGGTAGGCACGGTTCAGGGTCTTTTGGACGTTGCGCTGGCCAGCAAGGACAAGCCCTACATCTACGTGACGGGTTATGCGCGGCGCTGCGATTCCCCGGTGTATCAGGCAACGATCGGGGAAATGGCCGCCAAGATCGCGACGGCACAGCTCTTGCTGGAGGAAACCACCAGCCTTGCCGACAATGCGGCCGAAGCGCAGCGGCAACTCGATATCGGGGAGCGGGCGATAGTAGGGGCCAAAGCCGGGCTTGTCACCGAACTGCTGTCGCACTGCACCGACAGGCTGATGGATTTGCTCGGTTCGTCGGGGTTTGCCGACACCAACCCGGCGCAGCGATACTGGCGTGATTATCACATGGGATCGCGTCATATCATCTTTAACCGCGATCTCGCTTACGAGGTTCTCGGTCAGCGCCTGCTTGGCTTTGAAGAGATGATCGTGCCGCTGGAGCGCGTTTGA
- a CDS encoding fumarylacetoacetate hydrolase family protein: MKIARYEIAGQIELGITDGQSMASISRNISGAGNDMIALIQRWDELGPQVETLLANPDHALSELRLLAPIARPGKIWGIGLNYADHASEAGIELPEHQTWFVKASTSANGPFDPVQLPVASAALDYEAELVAVIGRGGRHIPAESAGDAIFGYCVGNDVSVRDWQLRTGQFSIGKSFDSHAPFGPWIVTADEIDAATLGIRSFVNGEMRQNSNTSHLIFSPAQQVAHLSQAMTLEAGDLLFTGTPGGVGAAMTPPRFLGEGDVVRVEIDGIGHIENRVEKERPA; the protein is encoded by the coding sequence GTGAAAATTGCGCGATACGAGATCGCAGGCCAGATCGAACTGGGCATCACCGATGGGCAATCGATGGCTAGCATCAGCCGGAACATTTCCGGTGCGGGTAACGACATGATCGCGCTCATTCAGCGCTGGGATGAGCTTGGCCCACAGGTGGAAACGCTGCTGGCCAATCCCGACCATGCCCTGTCGGAACTGCGACTGCTCGCCCCCATCGCCCGCCCCGGCAAAATCTGGGGTATCGGCCTCAACTACGCCGATCATGCCAGCGAAGCCGGTATTGAACTGCCCGAACACCAGACATGGTTCGTAAAGGCCAGCACATCGGCAAACGGCCCGTTCGATCCTGTCCAGCTTCCCGTGGCGTCTGCCGCGCTGGATTATGAAGCGGAACTCGTCGCTGTCATCGGACGCGGCGGCCGCCATATCCCGGCGGAAAGCGCGGGCGACGCCATTTTCGGCTATTGCGTGGGCAACGATGTCAGCGTGCGGGATTGGCAGCTGCGCACGGGGCAGTTCTCGATCGGGAAATCGTTTGACAGCCATGCCCCGTTCGGACCGTGGATTGTAACGGCTGATGAAATCGATGCCGCAACGCTTGGCATCCGCAGTTTCGTTAACGGCGAAATGCGGCAAAACTCCAATACCAGCCATTTGATCTTCAGCCCCGCCCAGCAAGTCGCCCATCTCAGTCAGGCAATGACCCTGGAGGCAGGCGATCTCCTGTTCACGGGTACGCCTGGGGGTGTTGGCGCCGCCATGACACCGCCGCGTTTTCTCGGTGAAGGCGATGTCGTGCGTGTCGAGATCGACGGCATCGGCCATATCGAAAACCGCGTGGAGAAGGAGCGGCCGGCTTGA
- a CDS encoding cytochrome P450 → MPSDTALPPETADFSRFSTYNYTPLEARALLDRDRLTNPVPYSEELGGFHIFRNFEDVKRGLTNFGLYASSPSVQRPLPKGDIRDHPQAVAINSDPPEHSKWRKLLVAGMNAGVPARIEERVRADAAELIDAIVANGGGDLAADLAHQIPQRAIFYVLGFERDAELSGVHDITQKLLGSMRDSAEYRKNFDSLAAMGLRAVAERRHTPRDDFMTVLANYDFDGRPLDAEEVGRVIATLLIGGSGTAASTITSLLWNIFAQPQVRNVLNGNADLMPVAVEETLRLWTPFFALYRNVTEDHEVHGKRIAKGDTVYMCWQAANLDPQQFEAPHQFRLDRAENRHLTFGLGRHSCIGAPTARMEMRVVAEEMLKRGSALQLAKPEDVQLCFEGSETFAIPSLPVTCG, encoded by the coding sequence ATGCCAAGCGATACCGCGCTGCCACCCGAAACGGCAGATTTCTCGCGCTTCAGTACGTACAATTATACGCCTCTTGAAGCGCGGGCCCTGCTGGATCGAGACCGTCTCACCAACCCGGTGCCTTACAGCGAGGAATTGGGCGGGTTTCACATTTTCCGTAATTTCGAGGATGTGAAACGCGGCCTGACGAATTTTGGCCTCTATGCCTCTTCGCCGTCCGTGCAGCGGCCATTGCCCAAGGGTGACATACGGGATCACCCGCAGGCGGTGGCAATCAACAGCGATCCGCCCGAGCATAGCAAATGGCGCAAATTGTTGGTCGCCGGCATGAATGCCGGGGTGCCTGCGCGCATTGAGGAGCGGGTGCGTGCGGATGCGGCGGAACTGATCGATGCGATCGTGGCGAACGGTGGCGGCGATCTGGCGGCGGATCTTGCCCACCAAATTCCCCAGCGCGCGATATTTTATGTGCTTGGTTTCGAGCGTGATGCGGAATTGTCCGGCGTGCATGACATCACACAGAAGCTTCTTGGCAGTATGCGCGATTCCGCCGAATATCGGAAGAATTTCGACAGTCTTGCCGCGATGGGCCTGCGCGCTGTGGCAGAACGGCGCCATACGCCGCGCGATGATTTCATGACGGTACTGGCCAATTACGATTTTGATGGTCGCCCGCTCGATGCCGAAGAGGTGGGGCGCGTTATCGCCACCCTGCTGATTGGCGGAAGCGGGACGGCGGCATCGACGATCACGTCGTTGTTATGGAATATTTTCGCGCAACCGCAGGTGCGCAATGTCCTGAACGGGAATGCGGATCTGATGCCGGTAGCGGTCGAAGAAACGCTGCGTTTGTGGACGCCGTTTTTCGCGCTGTATCGGAATGTGACCGAAGACCACGAGGTGCATGGCAAACGGATCGCGAAGGGCGATACGGTCTACATGTGCTGGCAGGCGGCGAACCTCGATCCGCAACAGTTCGAAGCGCCGCATCAGTTCCGGCTGGATCGGGCGGAAAACAGGCATCTTACGTTCGGTTTAGGGCGCCATTCGTGCATCGGCGCGCCCACCGCGCGGATGGAAATGCGCGTTGTCGCGGAAGAAATGCTCAAGCGCGGCAGCGCCCTGCAACTCGCGAAGCCGGAGGATGTCCAGCTTTGTTTCGAAGGCTCGGAAACCTTCGCCATTCCTTCATTGCCCGTCACCTGCGGGTGA
- a CDS encoding VOC family protein gives MTDSAHRMTGRSGPDYIAHFVIRTNHFAKTLDWYREFFDTVDVYYQDGLAFLTFDNEHHRIAIGQLPDLTELSDTVAGVDHIAFTIRDFTRFIENYERLKQTDIVPFWAINHGPTTSLYYRDPNGVKLEIQTDNTSYPGGPSAFFKSDTFASNPVGVEFDPDLLVEMFRAGVPKDDLMRQGSAPSA, from the coding sequence ATGACCGACAGTGCGCATCGTATGACGGGACGAAGCGGTCCCGATTACATCGCCCACTTTGTTATAAGAACGAATCATTTCGCCAAGACGCTTGATTGGTACAGAGAATTCTTTGACACCGTGGATGTGTATTATCAGGATGGCCTTGCCTTCCTGACATTCGACAACGAACACCATCGTATTGCCATCGGGCAACTTCCCGATCTTACCGAACTGTCGGATACAGTGGCGGGCGTCGACCATATCGCGTTCACCATTCGCGATTTCACCCGTTTCATCGAAAACTATGAGCGCCTGAAGCAGACGGATATCGTGCCGTTCTGGGCGATCAATCATGGCCCCACGACATCGCTGTATTATCGCGATCCGAATGGCGTAAAACTCGAAATCCAGACCGATAATACGTCGTATCCCGGCGGCCCTTCGGCGTTTTTCAAGTCGGATACCTTTGCCAGCAACCCAGTGGGTGTGGAATTCGATCCTGATCTTCTGGTTGAGATGTTTCGCGCTGGCGTGCCGAAAGACGACCTGATGCGCCAAGGGTCTGCGCCTTCCGCATAA
- a CDS encoding nuclear transport factor 2 family protein, giving the protein MKPAQPRFQKTRAYTPESVAKRQEVIDVAIRYSSSLENFDLERYVTCFTDNPQFLIRDPEENDWRNYASPEVANTPGASLAVGVAQARFTLGRIDSIHWILSNFEVDIDGDKAWMRCNFTCTHRMDDHPSGAFCVLGGYYEDDLVRVDGEWRIAIRRTDIRWRTGDIAIVRGGGNRYSEEIMTTTEIQ; this is encoded by the coding sequence ATGAAACCTGCCCAGCCCCGCTTTCAGAAAACACGCGCATACACACCTGAATCCGTGGCAAAACGCCAGGAAGTGATCGATGTCGCGATCCGATATTCCTCCTCTCTCGAGAATTTTGACCTTGAACGGTATGTCACGTGCTTCACTGACAATCCCCAGTTCCTGATCCGCGATCCGGAAGAAAACGATTGGCGCAACTATGCCAGTCCGGAAGTGGCGAACACGCCGGGCGCCAGTCTTGCGGTCGGTGTTGCGCAGGCGCGCTTCACTTTGGGCCGGATCGATTCCATCCACTGGATTTTGTCGAATTTCGAAGTGGATATCGATGGCGACAAGGCCTGGATGCGTTGCAACTTCACCTGCACGCACCGCATGGATGATCATCCTTCCGGCGCGTTTTGTGTGCTTGGCGGTTATTATGAGGATGATCTGGTGCGCGTTGACGGGGAATGGCGCATTGCCATCCGTCGTACCGATATCCGCTGGCGCACCGGCGATATCGCCATCGTCCGGGGCGGCGGTAATCGCTATTCCGAAGAAATCATGACGACAACCGAGATTCAGTGA